The Daucus carota subsp. sativus chromosome 2, DH1 v3.0, whole genome shotgun sequence genome includes a window with the following:
- the LOC108206331 gene encoding homeobox protein BEL1 homolog, whose protein sequence is MDNDIFGVPADTVYQNPVAGSGNVLSSTLFSFLQSHPHDLTNQNQIMAGFPALSVMQVETPDELHDVHQLTSHAGFDTSNALVLKGPQPGRNVTGNTSICPPGSPSNKEADVRFMAGMHNSTTSLATLLAGRYGNHRNLNDIERLGYSGHHREVPEILGSNEYADLVQSSYGTSMDYNNDVMLGNVSCKWGSHKFAAPQSAGTVPQRIGLEAYQNMGNMDHNGWTSSENNIGSDNTSDSSKYSNGLSLSLLTSQPATLGGTTIVEHCSGMSASGLSCQSLHGKQLGIEQTSFNSKNMSSTFGKNPVQLSDFLSGGRFLSEMQEILAGIARYSLGNSGRSSCPTSAPVPEENFSFSFNLSTGRQKTVTGTIGNDLMTCEQEAAAKKKHLINLLEMVDNRYNQSLDEIHKVISAFHAVTELDPQIHARLALQTISLLYQSLRERISNYILSLGVHVNEGGSEEEERSFETSFIQKQWALQQLRQKDHQLWRPQRGLPERSVSVLRAWMFQNFLHPYPKDADKHLLAVKSGLTRSQVSNWFINARVRLWKPMIDEMYSEMNRRKICQNGDEINSQHKNRFNIDSQRFRMI, encoded by the exons ATGGATAACGATATATTTGGTGTGCCAGCAGACACGGTCTACCAGAACCCTGTTGCTGGAAGTGGAAATGTTTTGTCTTCCACCTTGTTTTCCTTCCTTCAGTCCCATCCACATGATCTAACCAACCAAAACCAGATAATGGCTGGATTTCCAGCACTTTCTGTGATGCAAGTTGAAACCCCAGATGAACTTCATGATGTCCATCAGTTGACAAGTCATGCTGGGTTTGATACTTCTAATGCACTGGTTCTTAAAGGTCCACAACCTGGCAGAAATGTCACAGGAAATACCTCAATCTGCCCACCAGGTTCACCAAGTAACAAAGAGGCTGATGTTCGATTCATGGCAGGAATGCACAATTCTACTACTTCCCTCGCAACCCTTTTGGCTGGAAGATATGGGAATCATAGAAATTTAAATGATATAGAGAGGCTGGGGTATTCAGGACATCATAGAGAAGTTCCAGAAATTTTAGGTTCAAACGAATATGCTGATTTAGTACAAAGTTCATATGGAACTTCTATGGACTATAATAATGATGTGATGCTTGGCAATGTTAGCTGTAAATGGGGCTCCCACAAGTTTGCTGCTCCTCAATCGGCTGGGACAGTTCCCCAGAGGATTGGACTTGAAGCTTACCAGAACATGGGAAACATGGACCATAATGGGTGGACATCATCAGAAAATAACATAGGCTCTGATAATACCTCTGACTCCTCCAAATATAGCAACGGGCTGTCCTTGAGTCTTCTAACAAGCCAGCCTGCAACACTTGGGGGAACAACAATTGTAGAACATTGTTCAGGGATGAGTGCTTCGGGTTTAAGTTGCCAGTCTTTGCATGGAAAACAACTGGGCATAGAGCAAACTTCCTTTAACAGCAAAAATATGTCTTCAACTTTTGGCAAAAATCCTGTCCAGCTTTCAGATTTCTTATCAGGCGGAAGATTTCTTAGTGAGATGCAAGAAATTCTTGCAGGAATAGCAAGGTATTCACTTGGAAATTCCGGTCGTTCAAGCTGCCCAACTAGTGCGCCTGTACCAGAGGAGAACTTCTCATTCTCTTTTAATCTGTCCACTGGAAGACAAAAAACAGTAACGGGAACAATTGGCAATGACCTTATGACGTGTGAACAGGAAGCTGCAGCAAAGAAGAAGCATTTGATTAATTTACTAGAGATG GTGGATAATAGATACAACCAATCATTGGATGAAATCCATAAAGTAATATCAGCATTCCATGCTGTAACTGAATTGGATCCTCAAATACATGCTCGACTTGCTCTTCAAACTATCTCTCTCTTGTATCAAAGCCTGCGGGAGAGAATAAGCAATTATATTCTGTCTTTAGGAGTGCATGTAAACGAAGGAGGTAGTGAAGAAGAGGAGAGGTCATTTGAAACATCTTTTATTCAGAAGCAGTGGGCCCTCCAGCAGCTGAGGCAAAAAGACCATCAATTATGGAGACCCCAAAGAGGCCTGCCTGAAAGATCTGTCTCAGTTTTAAGGGCATGGATGTTTCAGAATTTTCTTCATCC GTATCCGAAAGATGCAGACAAACATTTGCTTGCGGTAAAAAGCGGATTGACAAGAAGCCAG